In Paenibacillus sp. BIC5C1, a genomic segment contains:
- a CDS encoding MarR family winged helix-turn-helix transcriptional regulator, translating to MYNSDFAKCWSRLTKDYKLHMDHELAPSLTEAQLAVLEVLEDHEKMKPSDLIPFLATTPAAVTMLLDRMEKNGLIRRDRDDQDRRIVWVSLSDKGRMETERGITIRNEFMNSVLSNISMHNQQLLVYLLGKMTTPKTKEHALSTS from the coding sequence ATGTATAATTCCGATTTTGCCAAGTGTTGGTCAAGGCTGACCAAGGACTACAAACTGCATATGGATCATGAGCTGGCACCGTCGTTAACAGAGGCGCAGCTGGCAGTACTGGAGGTTCTTGAGGATCACGAGAAGATGAAACCATCCGATCTGATTCCTTTTCTGGCCACAACACCCGCAGCAGTGACGATGTTGTTGGATCGTATGGAGAAAAACGGACTGATTCGCCGGGATCGGGATGATCAGGATCGACGAATTGTATGGGTTTCCCTATCTGATAAGGGACGCATGGAGACCGAACGTGGAATCACGATTCGTAATGAATTTATGAATTCCGTTCTCAGCAATATTTCAATGCATAACCAGCAATTGCTGGTATATCTACTAGGCAAAATGACGACACCAAAAACAAAAGAGCATGCGTTGTCCACATCTTAA
- the gyrA gene encoding DNA gyrase subunit A: protein MSLSEQFMPAFLEEVVGDRFGRYSKYIIQDRAIPDVRDGLKPVQRRILYAMYDSGNTPEKPYRKSAKTVGDVMGNYHPHGDSSIYDGMVRMAQPWKMGHMLVDGHGNWGSQDDDPAAAMRYTEARLSPIAMEMLRDIEKRTVLFKDNFDNTAKEPVVLPSRYPNLLVNGVSGISSGFATEIPPHNLRETIDACIAVMEKPSIELDEIMMFMKGPDFPTGGLIMGGDGILDAYRTGKGRIYLRSKTDIENMRGGKQQIVITEIPYQVVKSRLVTAMENIRLEKKVEGIAEVRDESGREGLRIVVELKKEADAQGILAYLLKKTDLQVTYNFNMVAIVNKAPQQLGLKSILEAYIAHQREVVTFRTRFELEKAEDRAHVLEGLVKALNILDEVIAAIKASKNRQDAQNNLMWMFGFSERQADSILTLQLYRLTNLEITSLEKELGELTKKIAQLRSILDSDRKLIGVIRKELMEIREKYGIDRRSAIQGEVEELKVNLEVLVNAEDVFVTLSKEGYIKRTGMQSFTRSGGERNASGVKEGDYIAQVLEVNTLENLLVFTKKGQYFLLPVHQVPEFKWKDPGTAIVNVIPLAKDDRISSVLAVKSFGEPDHSLVFVTRKGQVKRTELKEYVTKRSGAVAACKVGKDDEVLSVHLSTGGKDIMLITKEAMAIRFREDEVNPMGRVSGGVRGIQLKETDEVVSVLWVEGDEGEVAILSDLGYGKRSLLLDYALQSRGGKGLATFEFKEGKRVKPNGSRIVGAFYCREQRNVTVMTKEGQSHHISSEAVPITERKHIGKLLVHVDKQDEIVELIMDLAENQSASSS from the coding sequence ATGAGTCTATCAGAACAATTTATGCCGGCCTTTCTCGAAGAGGTCGTGGGTGACCGTTTCGGTCGCTACTCCAAATACATTATTCAGGACCGGGCCATTCCCGATGTACGGGATGGATTGAAGCCGGTGCAGCGGCGTATTCTTTACGCTATGTACGATTCAGGTAATACACCGGAGAAACCATATCGGAAGTCCGCAAAAACAGTTGGGGATGTTATGGGTAATTACCATCCTCACGGGGATTCCTCCATCTATGATGGTATGGTACGGATGGCACAGCCATGGAAAATGGGGCATATGCTCGTGGACGGTCATGGAAACTGGGGGTCACAGGATGATGACCCGGCAGCGGCCATGCGGTATACGGAGGCCCGTTTGTCGCCCATCGCAATGGAGATGCTTCGCGATATCGAGAAACGGACTGTTCTGTTTAAGGATAATTTTGATAATACGGCCAAAGAACCAGTTGTATTACCATCACGTTATCCGAACCTGCTGGTCAATGGTGTAAGTGGGATATCGTCTGGTTTTGCAACGGAGATCCCTCCACATAATTTGCGTGAAACCATTGATGCTTGTATTGCTGTGATGGAGAAGCCGTCAATTGAACTGGATGAGATCATGATGTTTATGAAAGGTCCGGATTTTCCGACAGGTGGATTAATCATGGGCGGGGACGGCATTTTGGATGCTTACCGCACTGGTAAAGGACGGATCTATCTCCGCTCCAAAACCGATATCGAGAATATGCGCGGTGGCAAACAGCAAATCGTGATTACCGAGATCCCTTATCAGGTCGTAAAATCCCGTCTTGTTACTGCGATGGAGAACATTCGACTTGAGAAAAAGGTTGAAGGAATTGCCGAAGTACGGGATGAAAGTGGGCGTGAAGGCCTGCGGATCGTGGTTGAGCTGAAAAAAGAAGCGGATGCACAAGGTATTTTGGCTTATTTGCTGAAGAAAACCGACTTGCAGGTCACTTACAACTTCAACATGGTTGCGATTGTAAACAAGGCCCCTCAGCAATTGGGATTGAAATCAATCCTCGAGGCTTATATTGCCCATCAGCGTGAAGTTGTGACGTTCCGTACCCGCTTTGAGCTGGAGAAGGCGGAAGACCGTGCACATGTCCTGGAAGGTCTGGTAAAAGCTCTTAACATCCTTGATGAGGTCATTGCGGCTATTAAAGCTTCGAAGAACCGTCAGGATGCTCAAAATAACCTGATGTGGATGTTTGGTTTCTCCGAGCGTCAAGCGGATTCCATTCTGACTTTGCAATTATACCGATTGACCAATCTGGAGATTACTTCTCTGGAAAAGGAACTCGGCGAACTGACGAAGAAGATCGCGCAATTACGCTCCATTCTGGATAGTGACCGCAAGCTGATCGGAGTCATCCGCAAAGAGCTGATGGAGATTCGTGAGAAATACGGAATTGACCGTCGCTCAGCCATTCAGGGCGAAGTGGAAGAACTTAAGGTTAATCTGGAAGTGCTGGTGAACGCGGAAGATGTATTTGTCACTTTGTCCAAAGAGGGATACATCAAGCGTACAGGCATGCAGTCATTTACACGATCCGGCGGGGAGCGTAACGCAAGTGGTGTGAAGGAAGGCGATTATATCGCTCAGGTCCTTGAAGTTAATACGCTGGAGAACCTGCTTGTATTTACGAAGAAAGGCCAGTATTTCCTGTTACCTGTGCATCAGGTGCCGGAATTCAAGTGGAAAGATCCGGGGACGGCGATTGTCAATGTTATTCCGCTTGCAAAAGATGATCGAATCTCAAGTGTGCTTGCCGTTAAATCCTTTGGAGAACCGGACCACAGTCTGGTCTTTGTCACTCGCAAAGGACAGGTTAAACGTACCGAGTTGAAGGAATACGTCACCAAACGTTCCGGCGCAGTAGCTGCATGCAAAGTCGGCAAAGATGATGAGGTCTTATCCGTTCATCTAAGTACAGGTGGCAAGGATATCATGCTGATCACCAAAGAAGCCATGGCTATCCGTTTCCGTGAGGATGAAGTAAATCCGATGGGGCGTGTGTCTGGAGGCGTACGTGGTATTCAGTTAAAAGAAACGGATGAAGTTGTATCTGTTCTGTGGGTGGAAGGCGATGAAGGCGAGGTTGCTATATTATCTGACTTGGGTTATGGCAAACGCTCTTTACTGCTGGATTATGCTCTGCAGAGCCGTGGTGGCAAGGGACTGGCAACATTTGAATTTAAGGAAGGCAAACGGGTGAAACCGAACGGTAGCCGAATTGTCGGAGCATTCTATTGTCGGGAACAACGAAATGTAACGGTGATGACCAAAGAAGGTCAATCACATCACATTTCTTCCGAAGCTGTACCTATTACTGAACGGAAACATATTGGTAAATTGCTTGTGCATGTGGATAAACAGGATGAAATTGTGGAGCTTATCATGGATCTCGCAGAGAATCAGTCAGCTTCTTCCTCCTAA
- the parE gene encoding DNA topoisomerase IV subunit B: MVEQIDMSAGSTGGGQGSSGYDADDIQVLEGLVAVRKRPGMYIGSTSTSGLHHLVWEIVDNAVDEHLAKFCSKIDITLHKDGSVTVQDNGRGIPTGIHKTGIPTPQVVFTILHAGGKFGGSGYKKSGGLHGVGASVTNALSEWLEVEIFRDGKIHRQRFEYWQDKKGVEHVGEPVSGLEVLGNTNRTGTKVTFKPDIRVFQNGIQFNYDTLAERLQEIAFLNSGLRIVLKDERSGNQDEYMYEGGASQFVAFLNENKDVLHDVIHFYAEKDDIEVEVAIQYNAGYTETLASFVNSIPTRGGGTHETGFRAAYTRVMNDYARRTSMIKEKDKNLEGNDLREGMMAVISVKMSEVEFVGQTKDQLGSASARSAVDSVVSENIQRFLEENPQVAQTLIRKAVQASRAREAARKARDEMRTGKKRSESSNLNGKLTPAQSKDFTRNELFIVEGDSAGGSAKQGRDSKIQAILPLKGKPLNPEKAKLADILKNEEYRAITSAIGAGIGTEFAVEDSNYSKIIIMTDADTDGAHIQVLLLTFFYRYMKPLIDAGKIYIAQPPLYKLTRKSGKMASVRYAWTDEELANYMKEFGNNVELQRYKGLGEMNPDQLWETTMNPETRALLKVEIVDAAKAERRVSTLMGDKVDPRKRWIVENVDFTEYEE; the protein is encoded by the coding sequence ATGGTCGAGCAAATCGATATGTCGGCAGGTTCGACAGGCGGAGGACAAGGGTCTTCAGGCTACGACGCGGACGACATTCAAGTACTTGAAGGACTGGTAGCGGTACGGAAACGGCCGGGGATGTACATCGGCAGCACCAGTACTTCGGGTCTACATCATTTGGTATGGGAAATCGTGGATAACGCTGTCGACGAACATCTCGCCAAATTCTGCTCCAAAATCGATATCACGCTGCATAAGGACGGTTCTGTTACGGTTCAGGATAACGGAAGGGGAATTCCGACAGGTATACATAAAACAGGGATTCCTACTCCCCAGGTCGTGTTTACGATTTTGCACGCAGGCGGAAAGTTCGGTGGATCAGGATATAAAAAATCCGGCGGTTTGCACGGTGTAGGTGCGTCAGTTACGAACGCATTGTCCGAATGGCTTGAAGTCGAGATTTTCCGTGATGGCAAGATTCATCGTCAACGTTTCGAGTATTGGCAAGACAAAAAAGGCGTTGAGCATGTCGGAGAACCGGTGTCTGGTCTCGAAGTATTGGGCAATACCAATCGAACGGGAACCAAAGTTACGTTTAAACCGGATATTCGGGTGTTTCAGAACGGCATTCAATTTAATTATGATACACTGGCAGAACGTCTTCAGGAGATTGCTTTTCTGAATTCGGGTCTGAGAATTGTGCTCAAGGACGAACGTTCAGGCAATCAGGATGAGTACATGTACGAAGGCGGAGCAAGCCAGTTTGTTGCTTTTCTTAACGAAAATAAAGATGTGCTGCATGATGTCATTCACTTTTATGCGGAGAAGGATGACATTGAGGTCGAAGTAGCGATTCAGTATAACGCGGGTTATACGGAAACGCTGGCGTCGTTCGTGAACTCGATTCCCACCAGGGGCGGCGGTACACATGAGACCGGATTCAGAGCAGCTTATACACGTGTGATGAATGACTACGCACGGCGTACCAGCATGATTAAGGAAAAAGATAAAAACCTCGAAGGTAATGATCTTCGTGAAGGCATGATGGCGGTCATCAGTGTCAAAATGTCGGAGGTTGAATTCGTAGGTCAAACGAAGGATCAACTCGGTAGCGCTTCCGCGCGTAGCGCAGTAGACTCTGTCGTGTCCGAGAATATCCAACGGTTTTTGGAAGAAAACCCGCAGGTTGCGCAAACGTTGATTCGCAAAGCGGTTCAGGCCTCCAGAGCCAGAGAAGCTGCACGAAAAGCTCGGGATGAGATGCGGACCGGCAAAAAACGCAGTGAAAGCTCCAACCTGAACGGCAAACTGACTCCGGCACAATCCAAGGATTTTACCCGGAATGAACTGTTTATCGTCGAAGGGGATTCCGCAGGTGGTTCAGCCAAACAGGGACGTGATTCCAAGATCCAGGCGATTCTCCCGCTTAAGGGTAAACCGCTCAATCCGGAAAAAGCGAAGTTGGCCGATATCCTCAAAAATGAAGAATATCGAGCCATTACATCGGCTATCGGAGCAGGTATTGGAACCGAATTTGCAGTTGAAGACAGCAATTATTCCAAAATCATAATTATGACGGATGCCGACACGGATGGCGCACATATACAGGTATTGTTGCTGACTTTCTTCTACCGCTATATGAAACCGCTCATTGATGCCGGCAAAATATATATCGCTCAGCCGCCATTATATAAACTCACACGTAAATCAGGAAAAATGGCTAGTGTACGTTATGCCTGGACTGATGAAGAGCTGGCGAATTACATGAAAGAATTTGGAAACAATGTGGAGCTTCAACGTTATAAAGGACTTGGCGAGATGAACCCGGATCAACTGTGGGAGACAACGATGAATCCTGAAACACGCGCATTGCTCAAAGTAGAAATTGTCGATGCAGCAAAAGCGGAACGTCGTGTATCTACACTCATGGGTGATAAGGTTGATCCGCGCAAACGCTGGATTGTAGAGAACGTCGACTTTACAGAGTACGAAGAATAG
- a CDS encoding ABC transporter permease yields MSNIMPLIRNETIKMVKKKRLYIIFIVLAVLVPMFTYAQMKSAENNRDKFGGDWRLELQQAITDNQNSLGSDRVPEEYKKYRTVYIQQMQYYLENDINPKEPGGVTFTREFMNNAVGLFIPLLIMAIASDLVSGERTTGTIKMLLTRPVKRWKVLLSKLITLIMFVSIIVVSAYVICYVISGAVFGYKGFGMPIFTGFKVVGTDVDMSEVHAVDQWLYMLMQAGLIWFVSIIVAMLAFMVSVLVRSTAASIVIMMAALIAGTILTSMAASWQSAKYLFMVNLELPNYLSGGLPPIEGMNLGFSLIVLSVWGIASLFVSFIVFTKRDILN; encoded by the coding sequence TTGAGTAACATCATGCCGCTGATCCGAAACGAAACGATCAAGATGGTAAAGAAAAAACGTCTTTATATTATTTTTATCGTACTCGCGGTCCTGGTTCCGATGTTTACGTATGCCCAGATGAAATCTGCGGAAAATAATCGTGACAAGTTTGGCGGCGACTGGCGGCTTGAACTGCAACAAGCCATTACGGATAATCAGAACTCCCTTGGCAGTGACCGGGTACCAGAAGAATACAAAAAGTACAGGACTGTATATATCCAGCAAATGCAATACTATCTGGAGAATGATATCAATCCGAAGGAGCCTGGCGGTGTAACTTTTACGAGGGAATTCATGAATAACGCCGTTGGATTGTTTATACCACTGCTCATAATGGCTATTGCTTCGGATCTGGTATCTGGTGAGCGCACCACAGGTACGATTAAAATGCTTCTGACCCGTCCAGTCAAACGTTGGAAAGTGTTGCTGAGCAAGCTCATCACGTTGATTATGTTCGTGTCGATTATTGTGGTGTCGGCGTACGTTATCTGTTATGTCATCTCGGGAGCGGTATTCGGATATAAAGGTTTCGGTATGCCGATCTTTACCGGATTCAAAGTTGTGGGCACAGATGTCGATATGTCTGAAGTCCATGCTGTGGACCAGTGGCTGTATATGCTGATGCAGGCAGGGCTGATCTGGTTCGTCAGTATCATTGTGGCGATGCTTGCCTTCATGGTCTCTGTATTAGTACGAAGTACAGCTGCAAGTATTGTCATCATGATGGCAGCACTCATAGCAGGAACTATTCTCACGAGTATGGCTGCATCCTGGCAGTCAGCCAAATATTTGTTTATGGTTAACCTCGAACTTCCGAATTATTTGTCTGGCGGATTGCCGCCAATCGAAGGGATGAATTTAGGTTTTTCCCTTATTGTGCTTAGTGTTTGGGGCATTGCTTCACTCTTTGTGTCATTCATTGTCTTTACGAAACGGGATATCTTGAATTAA
- a CDS encoding ABC transporter ATP-binding protein: MAQEQTDSVLSVQHLKKKIGRKWIIKDVTFDVKPGEIFGFLGPNGAGKTTTIRMLVDLIKPTEGKIQVCGYDVNRDPERALKYVGSIVENPEVYTYLTGWENLEHFARMQPGVDNDRIQEVVDIVRLDQRIHDKVRTYSLGMRQRLGIAQALLSRPRLLILDEPTNGLDPKGIKELRVFIKQLASEGMAVFVSSHLLSEIQLLCDRVAIISAGRVLAVGGVDELIEDHSKLAIWHVTPLDEGKRMLLDAGISLVDRPADVMDDTIVAGLGLNAVVAEMHEDRIPALVQQMVQAGIQVEGVQRIQPTLEQLFLKMTEGESIE; this comes from the coding sequence ATGGCACAAGAACAGACTGATTCCGTATTGTCCGTGCAGCATCTGAAGAAAAAAATTGGACGCAAGTGGATCATTAAGGATGTTACTTTTGACGTTAAACCAGGCGAAATTTTCGGTTTTCTGGGACCCAATGGTGCCGGGAAGACAACAACCATCCGGATGTTAGTCGATCTGATTAAACCCACGGAAGGTAAAATTCAAGTCTGTGGATATGATGTCAACCGTGATCCTGAACGGGCCCTGAAATATGTGGGTTCCATTGTTGAAAACCCGGAAGTGTACACGTATTTGACCGGATGGGAGAATCTTGAGCATTTTGCACGGATGCAGCCAGGGGTGGATAATGACCGTATTCAGGAAGTCGTAGATATTGTACGCCTCGATCAGCGGATTCATGATAAAGTAAGAACCTACTCTCTGGGGATGCGTCAACGACTTGGCATTGCACAGGCATTGCTTAGTCGCCCACGGCTGCTGATTCTGGATGAGCCAACGAACGGACTTGATCCTAAAGGGATTAAGGAACTTCGTGTCTTTATCAAACAGCTTGCAAGCGAAGGCATGGCAGTGTTCGTCAGCAGTCATTTGCTCAGCGAGATCCAGCTTCTTTGTGACAGGGTAGCAATTATCAGTGCCGGGCGCGTGCTGGCAGTTGGCGGCGTCGATGAACTGATTGAAGACCATTCCAAATTGGCAATATGGCATGTTACTCCGCTGGATGAAGGTAAAAGGATGTTGCTGGATGCAGGTATTTCCCTGGTGGATCGGCCTGCTGATGTTATGGACGATACGATTGTTGCAGGGCTGGGTCTGAATGCGGTCGTTGCTGAAATGCATGAAGATCGGATTCCAGCCCTGGTCCAGCAAATGGTGCAAGCCGGAATTCAGGTTGAAGGAGTGCAGCGGATTCAACCTACGCTGGAACAGCTATTCTTAAAAATGACAGAAGGTGAATCCATTGAGTAA
- a CDS encoding GDSL-type esterase/lipase family protein: MKKRNLDSAPWIWRTISTVSILTTLLLLFGFGYAIKDVIFPEGDARLGTGQQTTTPAKDSGQSTPVVKDGKIRMAVIGDSLARGTGDDEGLGFVRRAGNLLKDQGYDVQVLNNMGVNGLRTDALLSKLDEQGVRYVLQQSNFILLSIGANDLFQGGQVLQGEDAPTAETLTAALPETSKRLQEILKKVKEINPDAQIAYIGLYNPFGDVKELKEPGNAVVAAWNDAAMKVLNNEDKMTLVPTFDLFENHLGQYLSSDHFHPNGEGYEQIAVRIAQEYQAETPAEGSGK, from the coding sequence ATGAAAAAAAGGAATCTTGATTCAGCGCCATGGATCTGGAGAACCATTAGCACAGTATCCATATTGACAACATTGCTGCTGTTATTTGGGTTTGGATACGCGATTAAAGACGTCATTTTTCCTGAGGGAGATGCCCGATTAGGTACAGGACAGCAGACAACGACACCTGCCAAGGATAGCGGGCAATCAACACCTGTGGTGAAAGATGGCAAAATTCGAATGGCTGTAATCGGTGATTCCCTGGCAAGAGGTACGGGGGATGATGAGGGGCTTGGTTTTGTAAGGCGGGCAGGTAATTTGCTCAAAGATCAAGGATATGATGTGCAAGTGCTTAACAATATGGGTGTGAATGGTTTGAGAACAGACGCGTTATTGAGCAAGCTAGATGAACAAGGCGTACGTTATGTCTTACAACAGTCCAACTTTATTCTGTTGTCGATTGGAGCCAATGATCTGTTCCAGGGTGGACAAGTTCTACAGGGAGAAGACGCTCCAACGGCAGAGACACTTACTGCGGCATTACCTGAGACGTCGAAGCGTTTGCAGGAGATCTTGAAGAAAGTCAAAGAAATTAACCCTGATGCACAGATTGCATACATAGGGCTATACAATCCGTTTGGGGATGTAAAAGAACTCAAAGAGCCAGGAAATGCGGTTGTAGCTGCATGGAACGATGCTGCGATGAAGGTTCTGAACAACGAGGACAAGATGACACTCGTACCTACATTTGATTTGTTTGAAAATCATCTGGGACAATATCTGTCGTCAGATCATTTTCATCCCAATGGAGAAGGCTACGAGCAAATTGCGGTTCGAATTGCACAAGAATATCAAGCAGAGACTCCAGCAGAAGGGAGCGGTAAATAA
- a CDS encoding CAP domain-containing protein produces MKKKWMKTVVTSSLTAVLAVGVMLPASASAADASYKTTTKTTTYKITSAESLKAYIEQWLKDNGYTVSTGEGQTTVEKPATQPDQTTKPAQPTTPAKPVTPAKPTQEDKPATTPAKDPSNSGTGTGTTTGNTGNSGSESTQSDFAAQVVKLVNAERAKAGLGALASDALLDKVAVAKVKDMSNNNYFDHQSPTYGSPFDMMKQFGVTYSYAGENIAKGQKTPQEVVTAWMNSEGHRANILSKNFTKIGVGFYNGYWAQEFIGN; encoded by the coding sequence TTGAAGAAGAAATGGATGAAAACCGTGGTAACCAGCAGTCTGACAGCCGTACTCGCCGTAGGGGTTATGCTCCCTGCTTCCGCTTCTGCTGCAGATGCATCATATAAAACAACGACTAAAACTACTACGTATAAAATTACGAGTGCGGAAAGCTTAAAAGCGTACATTGAGCAATGGCTGAAAGATAATGGTTACACTGTATCCACTGGCGAAGGGCAAACCACAGTAGAGAAGCCTGCAACACAGCCTGATCAAACAACTAAACCTGCTCAACCGACAACTCCTGCCAAACCGGTAACACCTGCCAAACCAACTCAAGAAGATAAACCGGCAACTACACCAGCCAAAGATCCTTCAAATAGTGGAACTGGAACTGGAACGACTACAGGCAATACAGGCAACAGTGGTAGCGAGAGCACACAATCGGATTTTGCAGCTCAAGTTGTAAAACTTGTGAACGCTGAACGTGCCAAAGCAGGCCTGGGCGCATTGGCTTCCGATGCTCTTTTGGACAAAGTGGCTGTAGCCAAAGTTAAAGACATGAGCAACAACAATTACTTTGATCACCAATCACCGACCTATGGTTCTCCGTTTGACATGATGAAACAATTCGGAGTCACTTACAGCTATGCTGGCGAGAATATCGCGAAAGGGCAAAAAACACCTCAAGAGGTTGTTACAGCCTGGATGAATAGCGAAGGCCACCGTGCGAATATCCTAAGCAAAAACTTCACGAAAATTGGTGTTGGATTCTACAACGGATATTGGGCTCAAGAATTTATCGGTAACTAA
- a CDS encoding GNAT family N-acetyltransferase, with translation MSNNVEAPVLMIRECELRDAEAVTGLMREVSYPTTANVMKERIECLESNPNACMLVAEVDEQIIGVIGLQCVQSHAYPEPAAQITSLIVGQEHRGGGIGRRLMARAEDWGRQQGGKQLFVTGANREVTSTTYSFYEHIGFQKRGYRFSKVLL, from the coding sequence ATGTCCAATAATGTTGAGGCCCCTGTACTGATGATCCGAGAGTGTGAACTGCGAGATGCTGAAGCGGTAACGGGACTGATGCGAGAGGTCAGCTATCCCACAACAGCCAATGTCATGAAAGAGCGCATTGAATGTTTGGAAAGTAATCCAAACGCATGCATGCTTGTTGCCGAAGTGGATGAACAAATTATTGGTGTGATTGGCTTGCAATGTGTGCAAAGTCATGCCTATCCGGAACCTGCCGCACAAATTACGTCCTTGATAGTAGGGCAAGAGCATCGTGGGGGCGGAATTGGTCGTCGTCTGATGGCCCGTGCCGAGGATTGGGGCAGACAGCAAGGTGGGAAACAATTGTTTGTCACCGGAGCGAACCGTGAAGTGACTTCAACAACCTATTCTTTCTACGAGCATATTGGTTTCCAGAAGAGAGGCTATCGTTTCAGTAAAGTCCTTCTATAG
- the purT gene encoding formate-dependent phosphoribosylglycinamide formyltransferase yields the protein MWGAPFSAQAKKMLLLGSGELGKEVVIEAQRLGVETIAVDRYENAPAMQVAHRSYCIDMLNAEALKQLIRKEQPHYIVPEIEAIATEALLELEEEGFCVVPTARAARLTMDREGIRRLAAEQLNLPTAAYLFADNLEQLQEAVRELGTPCVIKPLMSSSGKGQSVCRTADDVEDCWNIALSGARGKSVRVIVESFVKFDSEITLLTVRSVSGTVFCPPIGHIQKDGDYVESWQPHAMTPEQWEQACHIAKSVTDELGGYGLFGVELFLTSDGVVFSEVSPRPHDTGMVTMVTQDSSEFALHVRAILGFPVTDVHLLTPGASATLKANDETSDFTVGGIEEALALPRTQVRVFGKPEAKVGRRMAVALSAGQDVEEARKTAVQAANMLKVEVNHVQ from the coding sequence ATGTGGGGTGCTCCATTTTCGGCTCAAGCCAAAAAAATGCTGCTATTGGGCAGCGGAGAATTGGGAAAAGAGGTCGTTATTGAGGCCCAGCGACTGGGAGTAGAAACGATCGCTGTTGATCGTTACGAAAACGCACCTGCCATGCAGGTTGCACATCGGTCTTACTGCATCGACATGTTAAATGCCGAAGCTCTGAAACAATTGATCCGAAAGGAACAACCTCATTACATCGTACCTGAGATTGAAGCAATCGCAACTGAAGCATTACTCGAGCTTGAGGAAGAAGGATTTTGTGTCGTTCCTACGGCACGTGCTGCCCGTTTAACGATGGATCGCGAAGGCATCCGCCGTCTGGCAGCCGAACAATTGAACCTTCCAACAGCGGCCTATCTTTTTGCGGACAACCTGGAGCAACTTCAGGAAGCTGTTCGTGAATTGGGCACACCATGCGTCATCAAACCACTAATGAGTTCTTCCGGTAAAGGGCAGAGTGTATGCCGTACAGCGGATGACGTAGAGGATTGCTGGAATATTGCTCTTTCGGGAGCACGTGGCAAATCCGTACGAGTCATTGTGGAAAGCTTCGTGAAGTTTGACAGCGAAATTACGCTGCTCACAGTTAGATCTGTCTCAGGGACTGTATTTTGTCCTCCGATCGGTCACATTCAAAAAGATGGGGATTATGTCGAATCGTGGCAGCCTCACGCGATGACACCGGAGCAATGGGAACAAGCTTGTCATATTGCCAAGTCTGTTACGGATGAACTCGGTGGTTATGGACTGTTCGGGGTTGAATTATTCCTGACATCAGATGGAGTCGTGTTCAGCGAGGTGTCGCCTCGTCCGCATGATACAGGTATGGTTACTATGGTAACGCAAGATAGTTCCGAGTTTGCGCTGCATGTGCGTGCAATTCTTGGTTTTCCGGTCACAGATGTACATTTACTGACACCGGGAGCTTCAGCAACGCTGAAGGCTAATGATGAAACATCTGACTTTACTGTAGGCGGGATTGAAGAAGCACTGGCGCTTCCTCGTACTCAGGTTCGTGTATTTGGTAAACCTGAGGCCAAAGTGGGACGCCGAATGGCCGTAGCATTAAGTGCCGGCCAAGATGTGGAAGAAGCTCGTAAAACAGCGGTACAAGCCGCTAATATGCTGAAAGTGGAGGTAAATCATGTCCAATAA